In one Erythrobacteraceae bacterium WH01K genomic region, the following are encoded:
- the trmFO gene encoding methylenetetrahydrofolate--tRNA-(uracil(54)-C(5))-methyltransferase (FADH(2)-oxidizing) TrmFO, translated as MTHDIHIIGGGLAGSEAAWQLARRGFKVRLSEMRGSGDTTDAHQTDGLAELVCSNSFRSDDDEKNAVGLLHHEMRQLDSLVMRAGEKARVPAGSAMAVDRDVFSEEVERTLSAHPDITVVRERIDTLPADEPVIVATGPLTAASLAQSIVRATGEERLAFFDAIAPIVHRDSIDMDICWIQSRWNKRNEASNVEGDYINCPMTKDEYLAFHQGLIDGDKTEFKEWEENTPYFDGCMPIEVMASRGVDTLRYGPMKPVGLDNPRDVTPEFPQGRWPYAVVQLRQDNKLGTLWNMVGFQTKLKYGAQVELFRTIPGLQNAEFARLGGLHRNTFLNSPLVLDRQLRLKGMKNVRFAGQITGCEGYVESSAVGLVAGMMAAAELAGDTWVEPPRTSALGALLSHITGDAEADTYQPMNVNFGLFPLLHDVKKKQRKEAYTTRAKADMRDWIAQLDTVPA; from the coding sequence ATGACACACGATATCCATATCATCGGCGGCGGACTCGCCGGCAGCGAAGCGGCATGGCAACTTGCCCGGCGAGGCTTCAAGGTTCGCCTGTCGGAAATGCGCGGCAGCGGCGACACGACCGATGCGCACCAGACCGACGGCCTGGCGGAACTTGTCTGTTCGAATTCCTTCCGGTCCGACGATGACGAGAAAAATGCCGTGGGGCTGCTGCATCACGAAATGCGGCAGCTAGATTCGCTCGTCATGCGGGCCGGCGAGAAGGCCAGGGTTCCCGCAGGTTCTGCCATGGCGGTGGACCGCGATGTCTTTTCCGAAGAGGTCGAACGCACCCTGTCGGCGCATCCCGACATTACCGTTGTGCGCGAGCGGATCGATACTCTTCCGGCAGATGAACCGGTCATCGTGGCCACCGGTCCCCTGACTGCGGCTTCTCTTGCTCAGAGCATCGTGCGCGCCACGGGGGAAGAACGCCTCGCCTTCTTCGATGCCATTGCGCCGATCGTCCACCGCGACAGCATCGACATGGACATCTGCTGGATCCAGTCGCGCTGGAACAAGCGCAACGAAGCCTCGAACGTAGAGGGAGATTACATCAACTGCCCCATGACGAAGGACGAGTATCTCGCCTTCCATCAGGGCCTGATCGATGGCGATAAGACCGAGTTCAAGGAATGGGAGGAGAACACCCCCTATTTCGATGGCTGCATGCCAATCGAAGTCATGGCCTCACGCGGTGTCGACACGCTGCGCTACGGACCGATGAAGCCCGTCGGCCTCGACAATCCGCGCGATGTCACTCCCGAATTTCCGCAGGGCCGCTGGCCCTATGCGGTGGTGCAACTGCGGCAGGACAACAAGCTGGGCACGCTTTGGAACATGGTCGGCTTCCAGACGAAGCTGAAATACGGCGCGCAGGTCGAACTCTTCCGCACGATCCCGGGGCTACAGAACGCCGAATTCGCGCGGTTGGGCGGATTGCACCGCAACACCTTCCTGAATTCTCCCCTAGTGCTGGACCGCCAGTTGCGCCTGAAGGGCATGAAGAACGTCCGTTTTGCGGGGCAGATTACAGGCTGCGAGGGCTATGTCGAAAGCAGTGCAGTGGGCCTCGTGGCCGGAATGATGGCCGCCGCCGAACTGGCCGGGGATACATGGGTCGAACCGCCCCGCACCTCTGCCCTGGGCGCGCTCCTGTCGCACATAACCGGGGATGCCGAAGCGGATACGTATCAGCCGATGAACGTCAATTTCGGCCTCTTCCCGCTGCTGCACGACGTAAAGAAGAAGCAGCGCAAGGAGGCCTATACCACCCGCGCCAAGGCCGACATGCGGGACTGGATAGCGCAGCTCGACACCGTGCCCGCATAA
- a CDS encoding EF-hand domain-containing protein: MDRMILGAVLALMLASVGMFWWQGRAQVEEAAPPPEPAPEATETPAEPELPEVDPGEMRGPTPPEATQLSREQRRFFRYDRNRDLAITRAEMLSTRTSAFRKLDKDGNNLLTFEEWAVSTATKFDGADADGDRKLTQAEFATTAPKPRKKPACRC; encoded by the coding sequence ATGGATCGAATGATATTGGGCGCGGTGCTGGCCTTGATGCTGGCCAGCGTCGGGATGTTCTGGTGGCAGGGCAGGGCCCAGGTGGAGGAAGCGGCACCTCCTCCCGAACCGGCTCCTGAAGCCACGGAAACGCCGGCTGAGCCCGAACTGCCCGAAGTCGATCCGGGCGAGATGCGCGGTCCTACCCCTCCGGAGGCTACGCAGCTGAGCCGCGAACAACGGCGGTTCTTTCGCTACGACCGCAACCGCGATCTCGCGATTACGCGGGCCGAAATGCTGTCCACAAGGACGAGCGCCTTCAGGAAACTCGACAAGGACGGCAACAACCTGCTGACCTTCGAGGAATGGGCCGTATCGACCGCGACGAAGTTCGACGGGGCCGATGCCGATGGAGACCGCAAGCTGACGCAGGCCGAATTCGCCACGACAGCGCCCAAGCCCAGGAAAAAACCGGCTTGCCGGTGCTGA
- a CDS encoding pilus assembly protein TadG-related protein, protein MKPAASSKPLLSRLLRDRSGNTLAIVAAATAPLVAMVGSAVDIGRGYVAQSRLQQACDAGTLAARKRLGSDLPPSAQVLGLVRQTGKSFFDLNFPEGRYDTTELSFVMTLEEDFAITGAASANLPTAVMGLFGKNNIPISVSCGSRMNFTNLDIMMVLDTTGSMRHTNSGDTLSRIDSMRTVITAFAGNLEEAKAPDTRIRYGFVPYATNVNAGHLLENQWVANTWQYQSRKQDGSETTPGTRTYNTNWAYVSGSRSDWQVESTYDATYYPAVQAPPTSGQDEGNGSYTPERWACEGSQPANSFTKTDTLLGQSSEPFAGPPAGTREIDEMQRYENGTLYRTTLNGETCTVESQTFDEYVHFFDRVTDPSENTKNFFLYNQLNKNVADWRTNTLGCMEELPTYQISDYASVDLTRALDLDIDHVPDGTAGTQWGPRRPDLVYARSLTGGSGGSFTPDDVRTSKTFSRTGYWWMSECPEPVQNLAEMTKTEIETYLATLKPKGATYHDIGMIWGARLLSPDGLFATENADESNNKPTKRHLIFLTDGQTEPFDVAYGPYGVEPLDKRRWDPDTSSMSLVETVEERFKFACSAIKKKNTIVWIIAFGTNINPAMVECAGDGRYFEADNAAQLDEAFDAIARSMGDLRISK, encoded by the coding sequence ATGAAACCGGCAGCCTCCTCCAAACCTCTCCTTTCCCGCCTGCTGCGGGATCGTTCAGGCAATACGCTCGCCATCGTGGCTGCAGCGACAGCTCCGCTTGTCGCAATGGTCGGCAGTGCGGTCGATATCGGCCGCGGCTATGTCGCGCAAAGCCGTCTTCAGCAGGCCTGCGACGCCGGGACGCTGGCTGCCCGGAAGCGCTTGGGCTCGGACCTTCCGCCCAGCGCGCAAGTTCTCGGCCTCGTGCGGCAAACGGGGAAGAGTTTCTTCGACCTCAACTTCCCTGAAGGGCGGTACGATACGACGGAGCTGTCCTTCGTCATGACGCTGGAAGAAGACTTCGCGATCACCGGTGCGGCCAGCGCGAACTTGCCCACTGCCGTCATGGGGCTTTTCGGCAAGAACAATATCCCGATCTCCGTCTCGTGCGGATCGCGCATGAACTTCACCAATCTCGACATCATGATGGTGCTCGATACGACCGGGTCGATGCGGCACACGAATTCAGGGGATACGCTGTCGCGCATCGATTCCATGCGCACAGTGATCACCGCGTTCGCCGGAAACCTCGAGGAGGCGAAAGCGCCCGATACGCGCATCCGTTACGGGTTCGTCCCCTACGCGACCAACGTAAATGCTGGTCACCTTCTCGAAAACCAGTGGGTTGCGAACACCTGGCAGTATCAAAGCCGAAAACAGGACGGCAGCGAAACCACACCGGGCACGCGGACATATAATACGAACTGGGCTTACGTATCGGGCTCCAGAAGCGACTGGCAGGTCGAAAGTACCTATGACGCAACATACTACCCTGCTGTGCAAGCCCCGCCAACCAGTGGCCAGGATGAGGGGAACGGTTCCTACACGCCCGAGCGCTGGGCCTGCGAGGGTAGCCAGCCTGCGAACTCCTTCACAAAAACGGACACGCTGCTTGGACAATCCAGCGAACCGTTTGCCGGCCCGCCTGCGGGAACGCGCGAGATCGATGAAATGCAGCGGTATGAGAACGGAACGCTGTATCGAACGACCCTGAACGGAGAGACCTGCACGGTCGAAAGCCAGACATTCGACGAATACGTTCACTTCTTCGACCGTGTCACGGACCCATCGGAAAATACCAAGAATTTTTTCCTCTATAACCAGCTGAACAAAAATGTTGCGGACTGGCGGACGAACACGCTTGGCTGCATGGAAGAACTCCCGACCTATCAGATCAGCGACTATGCCTCCGTCGACCTGACGCGTGCGCTGGATTTGGATATCGACCATGTTCCCGACGGCACCGCCGGGACCCAGTGGGGGCCGCGGCGGCCGGACCTCGTCTATGCGCGGTCGCTTACCGGTGGCAGTGGGGGATCCTTTACGCCCGACGACGTGCGCACCAGCAAAACTTTCTCGCGCACGGGTTACTGGTGGATGTCCGAATGTCCGGAGCCTGTGCAGAACCTGGCTGAAATGACCAAGACCGAGATCGAGACCTACCTTGCGACACTGAAGCCGAAGGGCGCCACCTATCACGACATCGGAATGATCTGGGGCGCCCGCCTGCTGAGCCCGGATGGTCTTTTCGCCACGGAAAACGCGGACGAATCGAACAACAAGCCGACCAAGCGGCACCTGATTTTTCTGACCGATGGCCAGACGGAACCCTTTGACGTGGCATATGGCCCCTATGGGGTCGAACCGCTCGACAAGAGGCGGTGGGATCCGGACACGTCTTCGATGTCACTTGTTGAAACGGTGGAGGAACGTTTCAAGTTTGCATGCTCCGCGATCAAAAAGAAAAATACGATCGTCTGGATCATTGCGTTCGGTACAAACATAAATCCGGCGATGGTCGAATGCGCAGGTGACGGCCGCTATTTCGAAGCGGACAATGCTGCGCAGCTCGATGAGGCTTTCGACGCAATCGCCAGGTCCATGGGCGATCTCAGGATCAGCAAATGA